The sequence below is a genomic window from Halomonas halophila.
CCACGAGACCCTTTTGACTGTTTCAGGGAGGCTCCATGTCGCAGTCCCGTGAGTTCGATTACGTCATCATCGGCGCCGGCTCGGCCGGCAACGTCCTGGCCACCCGCCTGACCGAAGACCCGAACGTCAGCGTGCTGCTGCTCGAGGCCGGCGGCAAGGACCACCGCTTCGACTTCCGCACCCAGATGCCGGCGGCGCTGGCCTATCCGCTGCAGGGCAAGCGCTACAACTGGGCCTTCGAGACCGACCCCGAACCGCACATGGACGGCCGACGCATGGAGTGCGGCCGCGGCAAGGGCCTGGGCGGCTCCTCGCTGATCAACGGCATGTGCTACATCCGCGGCAACGCCCTGGACTACGACAACTGGGCCAAGCGCGCCGGCCTGGAGGACTGGACCTACGCCGACTGCCTGCCCTACTTCCGCAAGGCCGAGACCCGCGACATCGGTCCCGACGACTACCACGGCGGCGACGGCCCGGTCAGCGTGACCACGCCGAAGGACGGCAACAACCCGCTGTATCATGCCTTCATAGAGGCGGGCCAGCAGGCCGGCTATCCGGCCACCGAGGACGTCAACGGCTACCAGCAGGAAGGCTTCGGCCCCATGGACCGCTTCGTCACGCCGAACGGGCGCCGCGCCTCCACCGCCCGGGGCTACCTCGATCTGGCCAAGCCGCGCCCCAACCTGACCATCGAGACCCGCGCCACCACCGACGTCATCACCTTCGACGGCAAGCGCGCCACCGGCGTGCGCTACGAGCGCGGCGGCCAGTCCCGGGAGGTCAAGGCGCGTCGCGAGGTGCTGCTGTGCGCCGGCGCCATCGCCTCGCCGCAGATCCTGCAGCGCTCCGGCATCGGCCCCAAGGACCTGCTCGATGAACTCGGCATCACCCCGGTGCAGGTCAACGAGAACGTCGGCCAGCACCTCCAGGACCACCTGGAGATGTACATTCAGTACGAGTGCAAGAAGCCGATTTCGCTGTATCCGGCGCTGAAGTGGTACAACCAGCCTAAGATCGGCGCCGAGTGGATGCTGTTCGGCACCGGCGTGGGCGCCAGCAACCAGTTCGAGGCCGCCGGCTTCATCCGCACCCGCGACGAGGAGGAGTGGCCGAACCTGCAGTACCACTTCCTGCCGATCGCCATCAGCTACAACGGCAAGAGCGCGGTGCAGGCCCACGGCTTCCAGGCCCACGTCGGCTCCATGCGCTCCGAGAGCGAGGGCCGGGTGCGCCTGACCTCGCTGGATCCCAAGGCCGCGCCCTCGATCCTGTTCAACTACATGTCCACCGAGAAGGACTGGCAGGAGTTCCGCGACGCCATCCGCCTGACCCGCGAGATCATCGAGCAGCCGGCCATGGACGAATACCGCGGCCGCGAGATCTCCCCGGGGCCGGAGGTGAAGACCGACGCCGAGCTCGACGCCTTCGTCCGCGAGCACGCCGAGACCGCCTACCACCCCTGCGGCAGCTGCCGCATGGGCGACGGTGACGACGCGGTGGTCGATGGCGCCGGTCGGGTCCACGGCGTGGAGGCCCTGCGGGTGGTCGACGCCTCGCTGTTCCCGGTCATCCCCACCGGCAACCTCAACGCGCCGACGATCATGCTGGCCGAGAAGATGGCCGACAAGATCCGCGGCCGAGAGGCCCTGCCGAAGAGCGACGCGCCCTACTACGTCGCCAACGGCGCCCCCGCCCAGCAGGAACCGCAGCGCCGCACGGCCTGATCGCGCCACCGGCAGCACCGAGACGCCCCGCCTTCGAGCGGGGCGTCTTGCGTTGGCAATCACAAAAAATAGGGCAGCCCTCTGCTGCCGGGCTCATCGGCGACAAGCCGCGAGGAGACGCATGAATACTTCCCTGTAGCTCCCGACGCCCTGCGGCGCTCTCGCGTCCCGCTCCGCTGGCAGGTCCGGTGCTGGCCATCCTTGGCCAGCCCGTTCGGAGGCATGCTCCTCACCCATGGCGTAGGAACGCCTCGTCGGCTTGCCTCCGTAGCCCTGGATCGAGCGAGTCCTGCGTTGAGCGATAGGGTATTGGCTGCGAGGCATCTGATGGGCTAGGCTGAAGGCATTCAAACAAGTGTTTAAATGTCACGGAGCCGCCCACCATGCTGACCCTGATCCTGCTGCTGCTGGCCGTTGCCGGCCTGCTCATCGTGATGCGCCGGGAGGCCGGCGCCCTGCCCGCCCTCGGCGTCACCGGCCTACTCGGCCTCGTCGGCCTGGCCACCGGCGCCACGGTGATCGGCGTGCTGCTGCTGGTCGCCACCACGGCGATCGCCGCCTGCGGCCTGCCGGCGCTTCGCCGCCGCTGGCTGACGCCGAAGCTGTTCGCCATGTTCAAGCGCGTCGCGCCGAAGGTCTCGGCCACCGAGCGCACCGCCCTGGAGGCCGGCAGCGTGGCCTGGGACGGCGAGCTGTTCACCGGCCGCCCCGACTGGCAGCGGCTGCTCGACTATCGCGACGACGGCCTGTCCGACTCGGAACGCGCCTTCCTCGATCACCAGTGCGGCGTCGCCGCCGGCATGTGCAACGACTGGGACATCGCCCGCGAGCGCGCCGACCTGCCCCAGGAGCTGTGGGACTACCTCAAGCGCGAGCGCTTCTTCGGCATGATC
It includes:
- the betA gene encoding choline dehydrogenase, with protein sequence MSQSREFDYVIIGAGSAGNVLATRLTEDPNVSVLLLEAGGKDHRFDFRTQMPAALAYPLQGKRYNWAFETDPEPHMDGRRMECGRGKGLGGSSLINGMCYIRGNALDYDNWAKRAGLEDWTYADCLPYFRKAETRDIGPDDYHGGDGPVSVTTPKDGNNPLYHAFIEAGQQAGYPATEDVNGYQQEGFGPMDRFVTPNGRRASTARGYLDLAKPRPNLTIETRATTDVITFDGKRATGVRYERGGQSREVKARREVLLCAGAIASPQILQRSGIGPKDLLDELGITPVQVNENVGQHLQDHLEMYIQYECKKPISLYPALKWYNQPKIGAEWMLFGTGVGASNQFEAAGFIRTRDEEEWPNLQYHFLPIAISYNGKSAVQAHGFQAHVGSMRSESEGRVRLTSLDPKAAPSILFNYMSTEKDWQEFRDAIRLTREIIEQPAMDEYRGREISPGPEVKTDAELDAFVREHAETAYHPCGSCRMGDGDDAVVDGAGRVHGVEALRVVDASLFPVIPTGNLNAPTIMLAEKMADKIRGREALPKSDAPYYVANGAPAQQEPQRRTA